One Oncorhynchus masou masou isolate Uvic2021 chromosome 2, UVic_Omas_1.1, whole genome shotgun sequence genomic region harbors:
- the LOC135551991 gene encoding E3 ubiquitin-protein ligase RNF182-like, with amino-acid sequence MMSVPQPDPDEMPPSTVTPVTTPTLSPTPPITDELECKICYQRYNVHNRRPKILDCLHRVCARCLNKILDAGDVLGCISCPFCRHETEVSEYEVSGLPDDSNVISCLAVRDKSWSSDQEVTLTPESLSSTSHHSSNCLVITIMEVQRDTGPGGLGSSDHYTEHSLDSNSVGSNGQEVQEALSKMCSHVPRILVWLLGLFYFGSLPLGIYLLVIQRVTLGIVCVSLVPSSLTVCLVYGFCQCLCQGMCDCSSRG; translated from the coding sequence ATGATGAGTGTTCCACAGCCTGACCCGGATGAGATGCCCCCCTCCACCGTCACCCCTGTCACCACCCCCACCCTGAGCCCGACCCCACCAATCACAGACGAGCTGGAGTGTAAGATCTGTTACCAGCGTTACAATGTTCACAACCGCAGGCCCAAGATCCTGGACTGCCTCCACCGGGTGTGTGCCCGCTGCCTCAACAAGATCCTGGACGCGGGGGACGTCTTGGGCTGCATTTCCTGCCCCTTCTGCCGACACGAAACAGAGGTCAGCGAATACGAGGTGTCGGGCCTCCCCGACGACTCCAACGTCATATCCTGCCTGGCTGTCAGGGATAAGTCCTGGAGCTCCGACCAAGAGGTGACCCTCACCCCCGAGAGCCTGTCCTCCACCTCGCACCACTCCTCCAACTGCCTGGTGATCACTATCATGGAGGTTCAGAGGGACACGGGGCCCGGGGGCCTGGGCAGCTCAGACCACTACACAGAGCACAGTCTGGACTCTAACTCTGTGGGCTCCAACGGGCAGGAGGTTCAGGAAGCCCTGTCCAAGATGTGTTCGCACGTCCCCCGGATCCTGGTGTGGCTCCTGGGGCTGTTCTACTTCGGGTCCCTGCCCCTGGGCATCTACCTGCTGGTGATCCAGAGGGTGACGCTGGGCATAGTCTGTGTGAGCCTGGTACCGTCCAGTctgactgtgtgtctggtctATGGGTTCTGCCAGTGTCTCTGCCAGGGCATGTGTGACTGCTCGTCtaggggctga